From the genome of uncultured Bacteroides sp.:
ACGTGAGGTTATAATGGCTTATGACGGAGTTGGTTTGATTACTAATAATCAAAATCCAGATTCTCTTATTACTGTTAGCCAGGTTAGAAAAATTCTAACTGGTGAGATTACTAAATGGAAAGAAATTTATCCAAAGTCTAAATTGGGTAATATTCAAATTGTTTTTGATAATCCAAATTCAAGTACAGTCCGTTTTGCAAAGGACTCTATTTGTTTAGGAAAACCTTTTGCATCTAAAGGTATTAATGCTCAAAAAACTAATCTACAAGTATTTGATTATGTTTCAAAAACTCCTAATGCTATTGGGATTATTGGCGTTAATTGGTTAGGTGCTAAAAATGACACAACAAATTTAACCTTTAAGAAGGAAGTTCGGGTTATGGCTGTTAGTAAAGATAATATAGCTGACGGTTCTAATAGTTATAAACCTTATCAGGCCTATATTGCTTTGGGCGATTATCCTTTTTACCGTGCTGTATATTTGTTAATTAACGATCCTAGGCAAGGTTTGTCTTCTGGATTTGCTAATTTCTTAACTTCAGATCGCGGACAAAGGATCATTCTTAAATCCGGTTTGGTTCCTGCAACACAACCGGTGCGTATTGTAAATGTTAAAGACGAATACTAATTATTGATTTAAAAATTGCAAAGTGATGAAATGTAACTTAATATTTTCTTCAATTCTCCTTTTAGCAAGTTTTGCTTTTTCTCCACTTCAGGCGAAGGATAGTGAAGGTATCTCTTTCTATAAGGCAGGTTTCCAAAAACAGGCTAAAGTCCTATTGTTTCAGGAATTAAAATCAAATGCTACAAATTCTGCTGAAACTTGTTACTTTTTAGGGAATGTCTATTTTGGAGAGAGCAAGAATGACTCTGCTTTATACTACTATAAAAAGGGCTTGT
Proteins encoded in this window:
- a CDS encoding substrate-binding domain-containing protein: MKFFKLIPILFFLLLCSCKDNKPKDGWTDTLISGTIPVAVDEGFKPIIEEEIAVFEGLNSEAHIKPKYCSEVDAINSLLKDSVRLVVSTRRLSSKEIQSFNSRKFFPREVIMAYDGVGLITNNQNPDSLITVSQVRKILTGEITKWKEIYPKSKLGNIQIVFDNPNSSTVRFAKDSICLGKPFASKGINAQKTNLQVFDYVSKTPNAIGIIGVNWLGAKNDTTNLTFKKEVRVMAVSKDNIADGSNSYKPYQAYIALGDYPFYRAVYLLINDPRQGLSSGFANFLTSDRGQRIILKSGLVPATQPVRIVNVKDEY